Proteins encoded together in one Microbacterium oxydans window:
- a CDS encoding ROK family protein, with the protein MQEGAPVVLGLDVGGSSVKHLLASARASLDTPPKPLDRGRHATPKSSPVEGLAAIASSLRGDADLERVVLSIPGLVDEAAGVVVRSTNIPALDGRPLGAQLSAELGIPVDVINDGHAAAVAEASWGAGAGVDDVFVLALGTGIAGAHVAHGQVVPGAHGSAGELGHITIEPEGSICSCGRRGCLETIIGAPALRRAWVAVGGTGGPEGLLAAHSAGDAAATVIVERASSALAEAILTLCALVDPGCIVIGGGLAQAPHQLVTLAERYVGERASFHRVPPIVPATLGEWAGANGTVLTALRRR; encoded by the coding sequence GTGCAGGAAGGCGCCCCCGTCGTGCTCGGGCTCGACGTCGGGGGCTCGAGCGTCAAGCATCTGCTCGCGTCCGCGCGCGCCTCGCTGGACACCCCGCCGAAGCCCCTCGATCGGGGCCGACATGCGACGCCCAAGTCGTCTCCCGTGGAAGGGCTCGCCGCGATCGCGTCGTCCCTCCGCGGTGATGCCGACCTCGAGCGCGTGGTGCTGTCGATCCCCGGACTCGTCGACGAGGCGGCCGGCGTGGTCGTGCGCTCGACCAACATCCCGGCGCTCGACGGCCGACCGCTGGGCGCACAGCTCAGCGCCGAGCTCGGCATCCCCGTCGACGTGATCAACGACGGGCATGCGGCCGCCGTCGCCGAGGCCTCGTGGGGTGCGGGTGCCGGTGTCGACGACGTCTTCGTGCTCGCGCTGGGCACGGGCATCGCCGGCGCGCACGTGGCGCACGGACAGGTCGTCCCCGGAGCACATGGCTCGGCGGGCGAGCTCGGACACATCACGATCGAACCCGAGGGGAGCATCTGCTCCTGCGGGCGCCGCGGCTGCCTCGAGACCATCATCGGCGCTCCCGCCCTGCGCAGGGCATGGGTCGCGGTCGGGGGCACCGGCGGGCCGGAGGGGCTGCTCGCGGCGCACTCCGCGGGGGATGCCGCGGCCACGGTCATCGTCGAACGGGCGTCGTCGGCGCTCGCGGAGGCGATCCTCACCCTGTGCGCGCTCGTCGATCCGGGCTGCATCGTGATCGGCGGCGGGCTCGCTCAGGCGCCGCATCAGCTGGTGACCCTCGCCGAGCGCTACGTGGGCGAGCGGGCCTCGTTCCACCGGGTGCCGCCCATCGTCCCGGCCACGCTCGGCGAGTGGGCCGGCGCGAACGGCACGGTCCTCACCGCCCTCCGCCGCCGCTGA
- a CDS encoding SDR family NAD(P)-dependent oxidoreductase, translated as MTDAPLEPTDPGAGIDPDDLATTLRVLAELHEIDNEHPDFVAVRHATAAMFKAVKRVRRKEIRDAIAEADKAVVARTATGAPDRIDDETRGNDLATSVVDAPIAGELLKPRNCYICKQPYTQVDAFYHQLCPDCARFSHGKRNARTDLTGKRALLTGGRAKIGMHIALRLLRDGAHTTITTRFPRDAVRRFSALPDSADWLHRLRVVGIDLRDPAQVIGLADSVAAQGPLDILINNAAQTVRRSPGAYSLLADAELQPLPDGPLPEMETFGHTADPHPQALQASVDAHPLLSVAALGGTVAEQGGQALTAEDLARLAMAPGSSSLEKHADGTAIDAGGLVPDVNRVNSWVQSIEQVDPLEMLEVQLANTTAPFLLISRLRASMAASDSHRKYVVNVSAMEGQFSRRYKGPGHPHTNMAKAALNMLTRTSAGEMLEKDGILMTAVDTGWITDERPHYTKVRLAEEGFHAPLDLVDGAARVYDPIVRGEAGEDIHGVFLKDYEPSPW; from the coding sequence ATGACCGACGCGCCCCTCGAACCCACCGACCCGGGTGCCGGTATCGACCCCGACGATCTCGCCACGACGCTGCGCGTGCTGGCCGAGCTGCATGAGATCGACAACGAGCACCCGGACTTCGTCGCCGTGCGCCACGCGACCGCGGCGATGTTCAAGGCCGTCAAGCGCGTGCGTCGCAAGGAGATCCGCGACGCGATCGCCGAGGCCGACAAGGCCGTGGTCGCCCGCACCGCCACCGGGGCACCCGACCGCATCGATGACGAGACCCGAGGCAACGACCTCGCCACCAGCGTGGTGGACGCCCCGATCGCGGGCGAGCTGCTCAAGCCCCGCAACTGCTACATCTGCAAGCAGCCGTACACGCAGGTCGACGCGTTCTACCACCAGCTGTGCCCCGACTGCGCGCGCTTCAGCCACGGCAAGCGCAACGCCCGCACCGACCTGACGGGCAAGCGTGCCCTGCTCACGGGTGGCCGCGCCAAGATCGGCATGCACATCGCGCTGCGGCTGCTGCGCGACGGCGCCCACACCACGATCACGACCCGCTTCCCGCGCGATGCCGTGCGGCGTTTCTCGGCTCTGCCCGACTCGGCCGACTGGCTGCACCGGCTGCGTGTCGTCGGCATCGACCTGCGCGATCCGGCCCAGGTGATCGGTCTCGCCGACTCGGTCGCGGCTCAGGGCCCTCTCGACATCCTGATCAACAACGCCGCGCAGACCGTGCGTCGCTCGCCCGGCGCCTACTCGCTGCTGGCGGATGCCGAGCTGCAGCCGCTGCCCGACGGGCCGCTGCCCGAGATGGAGACCTTCGGTCACACGGCCGACCCGCACCCGCAGGCGCTGCAGGCATCCGTCGACGCGCATCCGCTGCTGTCGGTCGCGGCCCTCGGCGGCACGGTCGCCGAGCAGGGCGGACAGGCCCTCACAGCCGAAGACCTCGCGCGGCTCGCCATGGCCCCCGGGTCGTCGTCGCTCGAGAAGCACGCCGACGGCACCGCGATCGACGCCGGCGGACTCGTGCCGGATGTGAACCGCGTCAACAGCTGGGTGCAGTCGATCGAGCAGGTCGACCCGCTGGAGATGCTCGAGGTGCAGCTCGCGAACACCACGGCGCCCTTCCTGCTGATCAGCCGCCTGCGTGCGTCGATGGCGGCGTCCGACTCGCACCGCAAGTACGTGGTGAACGTGTCGGCCATGGAGGGGCAGTTCTCCCGCCGCTACAAGGGTCCGGGGCATCCGCACACGAACATGGCCAAGGCCGCGCTCAACATGCTCACCCGCACCAGCGCGGGCGAGATGCTCGAGAAGGACGGCATCCTCATGACCGCCGTCGACACCGGCTGGATCACCGACGAGCGTCCGCACTACACGAAGGTGCGCCTCGCCGAGGAGGGCTTCCACGCCCCGCTCGACCTGGTCGACGGCGCCGCCCGCGTGTACGACCCGATCGTGCGCGGCGAGGCCGGCGAGGACATCCACGGCGTCTTCCTGAAGGACTACGAGCCCAGCCCCTGGTGA
- a CDS encoding polysaccharide deacetylase family protein codes for MNAPKSARLFAAVLGAALVLSACAPEPVSGWKPRQWSVSGTIVPAAAPPGPEQSPTVDMRLRNDEVGIDARWAALPGTSPFNTAVEAVVREAVTTQSRLSGHPYRPTAHETGAGLGDRGCSPGATTAPAADILGDRTGAVVVCEIVLARGSLFGERLRIVSAPTDGAATDTTTTIYTDVATGEVATEAELFTDVASLWPAYIDTLRRDAGSLSLVPVDVPTDAQLDVLREALLSSDLNAGELVIPVPADLSAPELDGLAGWRERSPEHPSAVALSAARAAGALTPFAQAITRAEGDFVGTPSAGAGFERIPCDLVPCMALTLDDGPSTLTPQFLDVLRDEQSAATFFMLGQNAQQHPDTVRRVAAEGHQIGNHTWSHPYLTDLTDEQIEDQLGRTAALLRTLSGQPVRTFRPPGGFVDADVIEIAAEPAILWSVDTRDWEKPADDDLARYAIERPAVSTIMLMHDIQAGSARVFDRVVTGLRDRGFALVTVDALFGGKVPSGIVRYGPLG; via the coding sequence ATGAACGCACCGAAGTCGGCCCGCCTGTTCGCCGCGGTCCTCGGGGCGGCGCTCGTGCTCTCGGCATGCGCACCGGAACCGGTCAGCGGCTGGAAGCCGCGCCAGTGGTCCGTCAGCGGCACGATCGTGCCGGCTGCGGCCCCACCCGGACCGGAGCAGTCGCCGACCGTCGACATGCGACTGCGGAACGACGAGGTCGGCATCGACGCGCGCTGGGCCGCGCTGCCGGGGACCTCGCCGTTCAACACGGCGGTCGAAGCGGTCGTGCGCGAGGCCGTCACGACGCAGTCGCGCCTCAGCGGCCACCCCTACCGCCCGACGGCGCACGAGACCGGTGCCGGCCTCGGCGACCGCGGATGCTCCCCGGGAGCGACGACCGCCCCCGCGGCCGACATCCTCGGCGACCGGACCGGGGCCGTCGTCGTCTGCGAGATCGTCCTGGCCCGCGGATCGCTGTTCGGCGAACGGCTGCGCATCGTCTCGGCGCCGACCGACGGGGCCGCGACGGACACCACGACCACGATCTACACGGATGTCGCCACGGGCGAGGTCGCGACGGAGGCCGAGCTCTTCACGGACGTGGCGTCGCTGTGGCCCGCCTACATCGACACCCTGCGTCGTGACGCCGGCAGCCTCAGCCTCGTTCCCGTCGACGTGCCCACCGACGCCCAGCTCGACGTCCTCCGCGAGGCCCTGCTGTCGAGCGACCTGAACGCCGGCGAGCTGGTCATCCCCGTTCCGGCGGACCTGTCGGCCCCCGAGCTCGACGGCCTGGCCGGATGGCGGGAGCGGTCGCCCGAGCATCCCTCGGCCGTCGCGCTGAGCGCCGCCCGGGCCGCGGGCGCGCTCACTCCCTTCGCGCAGGCGATCACCCGCGCGGAGGGGGACTTCGTCGGCACACCCTCCGCGGGCGCGGGCTTCGAGCGCATCCCGTGCGATCTGGTCCCGTGCATGGCGCTCACGCTCGACGACGGCCCTTCGACGCTGACCCCGCAGTTCCTCGACGTGCTGCGCGACGAGCAGTCGGCCGCGACGTTCTTCATGCTGGGACAGAATGCCCAGCAGCACCCCGACACCGTCCGACGCGTCGCGGCAGAAGGACACCAGATCGGCAACCACACGTGGAGCCATCCGTACCTGACCGATCTGACGGACGAGCAGATCGAAGACCAGCTCGGCCGCACGGCCGCACTGCTGCGCACGCTGTCCGGTCAGCCGGTGCGCACGTTCCGCCCGCCCGGCGGGTTCGTCGACGCCGACGTCATCGAGATCGCCGCCGAGCCGGCGATCCTGTGGAGCGTCGACACCCGCGACTGGGAGAAGCCCGCCGACGACGACCTGGCCCGCTACGCGATCGAGCGGCCCGCTGTGTCGACCATCATGCTCATGCACGACATCCAGGCCGGGTCGGCGCGCGTCTTCGACCGGGTCGTCACCGGTCTCCGCGATCGCGGGTTCGCGCTCGTCACCGTCGACGCCCTCTTCGGAGGGAAGGTGCCGAGCGGCATCGTGCGGTACGGCCCGCTGGGCTGA
- a CDS encoding winged helix-turn-helix transcriptional regulator — translation MAEVHEEIQMCDAAVTLAFSVLGKRWNGMIVSALGSGPSTFVALRRAVAGISDTVLSDRLAELADAGLVARTVDAGPPITVSYALTPSGRGLLPILDQLGRWASANLEHRTV, via the coding sequence ATGGCCGAGGTCCACGAAGAGATCCAGATGTGCGACGCCGCCGTCACACTGGCCTTCAGCGTGCTCGGCAAACGGTGGAACGGCATGATCGTGTCCGCGCTCGGCAGCGGTCCCTCCACCTTCGTCGCGCTGCGCCGCGCGGTCGCCGGCATCAGCGACACCGTGCTCTCGGACCGTCTCGCGGAACTCGCCGACGCCGGCCTGGTGGCCCGCACGGTCGACGCGGGTCCGCCGATCACGGTGTCGTACGCCCTCACCCCGAGCGGCCGCGGACTGCTGCCGATCCTCGATCAGCTCGGGCGATGGGCGTCCGCGAACCTGGAGCACCGCACCGTCTGA
- a CDS encoding FMN-dependent NADH-azoreductase: protein MSLFRLDASILPASSASRELADLVEAEWTASHPDSTVTRRDLASDPVPATAWADAVTGGFADEAQRTPAQNDARALATRFADELIGADALLFAVPLYNYGVSQHFKTWFDLAYTDSRIDPSGTALQGKPATLVTVLGGNYAPGSPKEGWDHSTGWLRRVLADVWGLDLRVVQRPFTLVGVNPALDAFADTARELKENAETDARTFGRELAATREPRVA, encoded by the coding sequence ATGTCCCTGTTCCGCCTGGATGCCAGCATCCTTCCCGCGTCGTCCGCCAGCCGTGAGCTCGCGGACCTCGTCGAGGCCGAGTGGACCGCATCCCACCCCGACTCGACCGTCACCCGCCGCGACCTGGCGAGCGACCCGGTCCCCGCGACCGCGTGGGCGGATGCCGTGACCGGCGGTTTCGCCGACGAGGCCCAGCGCACCCCCGCGCAGAACGACGCCCGCGCCCTCGCGACCCGGTTCGCGGACGAGCTGATCGGCGCCGACGCGCTGCTGTTCGCGGTGCCGCTGTACAACTACGGCGTCTCGCAGCACTTCAAGACCTGGTTCGACCTGGCCTACACCGACTCGCGCATCGACCCGTCCGGTACCGCGCTGCAGGGCAAGCCCGCGACCCTGGTCACCGTGCTCGGCGGCAACTACGCGCCGGGTTCGCCCAAGGAGGGCTGGGACCACTCCACCGGCTGGCTGCGCCGCGTGCTGGCGGATGTGTGGGGCCTCGACCTCCGCGTCGTGCAGCGTCCGTTCACGCTCGTGGGCGTGAACCCCGCGCTCGACGCGTTCGCCGACACCGCGCGCGAGCTCAAGGAGAACGCCGAGACCGACGCCCGCACCTTCGGCCGCGAACTCGCCGCGACGCGCGAGCCCCGCGTGGCCTGA
- a CDS encoding sensor histidine kinase codes for MSARLKLTLSYAAVVVVSGGLLLAAVAAYLLRYVPDVQIPVTEFFVPNRSDLIRAFVPVAAMVMVVLLALGLGVGWLLAGRMLAPLERIGDAARLAAQGSLSHRVSLEGPRDEFRDLADVFDSMLEQLESHVSEQQRFAANASHELRTPLAISQTLLEVARDDPDRDVDALISRLREVNTRAIDLTEALLLLSRADRRTFTREIVDLSLLAEGAVESLLPLADRRGVAMEVGGAPAPVLGSAALLPQLVTNLVLNAIVHNLPSGGAVAVRTYAMPHAVALVVENTGDVIPSHRAAMLTEPFQRGSERTRDEDHAGVGLGLAIADRITQAHNGTLVLTPRTDGGLIVTVWLPHPYPPPLG; via the coding sequence ATGAGCGCCCGTCTCAAGCTGACGCTGAGCTACGCGGCGGTCGTCGTCGTGTCGGGAGGGCTGCTGCTCGCCGCGGTGGCCGCGTATCTGCTCCGATACGTGCCGGACGTGCAGATCCCCGTCACCGAGTTCTTCGTGCCGAACCGCAGTGACCTGATCCGGGCCTTCGTGCCGGTCGCCGCGATGGTCATGGTGGTCCTGCTCGCCCTCGGGCTCGGCGTCGGATGGCTGCTCGCCGGACGGATGCTGGCACCGCTGGAGCGCATCGGCGATGCCGCCCGGCTCGCGGCGCAGGGCTCCCTGTCGCACCGGGTCTCGCTGGAGGGGCCGCGTGACGAGTTCCGCGACCTCGCCGACGTCTTCGACTCGATGCTCGAGCAGCTGGAGTCGCACGTGTCCGAGCAGCAGCGGTTCGCCGCGAACGCCTCGCATGAGCTGCGGACCCCGCTCGCGATCTCGCAGACCCTGCTCGAGGTCGCCCGCGACGATCCCGACCGCGACGTCGATGCCCTGATCTCCCGTCTGCGCGAGGTGAACACCCGGGCGATCGACCTGACCGAGGCGCTGCTGCTGCTGAGCCGTGCCGATCGCCGCACCTTCACGCGCGAGATCGTCGACCTCTCGCTCCTGGCGGAGGGGGCGGTGGAGAGCCTGCTCCCCCTCGCCGACCGTCGCGGCGTCGCCATGGAGGTGGGCGGTGCCCCGGCTCCCGTGCTCGGGTCTGCGGCGCTCCTGCCGCAGCTGGTCACGAACCTCGTGCTCAACGCGATCGTGCACAACCTGCCGTCCGGCGGTGCGGTGGCGGTGCGCACGTACGCGATGCCGCACGCGGTCGCGCTGGTCGTGGAGAACACCGGCGACGTGATCCCCTCCCACCGCGCCGCGATGCTCACCGAGCCGTTCCAGCGCGGGTCCGAGCGCACGCGGGACGAAGACCATGCCGGGGTGGGTCTCGGCCTGGCCATCGCCGACCGCATCACGCAGGCGCACAACGGCACCCTGGTGCTCACCCCGCGCACGGACGGCGGGCTGATCGTGACGGTGTGGCTGCCGCATCCGTACCCGCCCCCCTTGGGCTGA
- a CDS encoding response regulator transcription factor encodes MRVLIVEDEPYLADAVRDGLRLEAIAADVAGDGDTALELLSINAYDIAVLDRDVPGPSGDDIARWIVASGSGIPILMLTAADRLDDKASGFEIGADDYLTKPFELRELVLRLRALDRRRQRSRPPVLEMAGLRLDPFRREVYRDDRYVALTRKQFAVLEVLVDAEGGVVSAEELLERAWDENADPFTNAVRITVSSLRKRLGEPWLILTVPGVGYRIGTDADA; translated from the coding sequence ATGCGTGTACTGATCGTCGAGGACGAGCCCTACCTCGCCGACGCAGTCAGGGACGGTCTGCGGCTGGAGGCGATCGCGGCCGATGTCGCCGGCGACGGCGACACCGCCCTCGAGCTGCTGAGCATCAACGCCTACGACATCGCCGTGCTCGACCGCGATGTCCCCGGCCCCTCCGGTGACGACATCGCCCGCTGGATCGTGGCCTCCGGCAGCGGCATCCCGATCCTGATGCTCACCGCGGCCGACCGCCTCGACGACAAGGCGTCGGGCTTCGAGATCGGCGCCGACGACTACCTGACGAAGCCGTTCGAGCTGCGGGAGCTGGTGCTGCGTCTGCGCGCGCTCGACCGTCGCCGACAGCGCAGCCGCCCGCCGGTCCTGGAGATGGCGGGCCTGCGGCTGGACCCGTTCCGCCGCGAGGTGTACCGCGACGACCGCTACGTCGCCCTCACCCGCAAGCAGTTCGCCGTGCTGGAGGTGCTGGTCGACGCGGAGGGCGGGGTGGTCAGCGCCGAGGAGCTGCTCGAGCGCGCCTGGGACGAGAACGCCGACCCGTTCACGAACGCGGTGCGCATCACGGTGTCATCGCTGCGCAAGCGCCTGGGCGAGCCGTGGCTGATCCTCACCGTCCCCGGCGTCGGCTATCGGATCGGGACGGATGCCGATGCGTAG
- a CDS encoding M15 family metallopeptidase, with product MNTSTIPLPPRKRRRRRFTVVVVALALAVIVVFAVQQSLSAAFADVPRGLPSPGSGQAAAGEITGPVSAPSEADGVIRDGDQPTVFDVDRVAVGNLDPALLTALQRAAGDAERDGITFRVNSGWRTPALQERMLQDAIVQYGSEAEARRWVATPETSEHVTGDAVDLGPFPALDWLAQRGWRYGLCQIYANESWHYELRPEAVDDGCPEMLPDPTADPRTQR from the coding sequence ATGAACACCAGCACCATCCCCCTCCCGCCGCGGAAGCGTCGTCGTCGCCGGTTCACCGTCGTGGTCGTCGCGCTCGCGCTGGCCGTGATCGTCGTCTTCGCGGTGCAGCAGTCGCTCTCCGCGGCTTTCGCCGATGTCCCTCGGGGCCTGCCGTCGCCGGGGTCCGGACAGGCGGCGGCCGGCGAGATCACGGGACCGGTCTCCGCCCCGAGCGAGGCCGACGGCGTGATCCGCGACGGCGACCAGCCCACCGTCTTCGACGTGGACCGGGTCGCCGTCGGCAACCTCGACCCGGCACTGCTCACGGCGCTGCAGCGAGCAGCCGGCGATGCCGAGCGCGACGGCATCACGTTCCGCGTGAACAGCGGATGGCGCACGCCCGCGCTGCAGGAGCGGATGCTGCAGGACGCGATCGTCCAGTACGGATCGGAGGCGGAGGCCCGGCGCTGGGTGGCCACCCCGGAGACCTCGGAGCACGTGACGGGCGATGCGGTCGACCTCGGCCCGTTCCCCGCGCTCGACTGGCTGGCGCAGCGGGGCTGGCGCTACGGCCTGTGCCAGATCTACGCCAACGAGTCCTGGCACTACGAGCTGCGGCCCGAGGCGGTCGACGACGGCTGCCCCGAGATGCTCCCCGACCCCACCGCCGACCCGAGGACCCAGCGATGA
- the alr gene encoding alanine racemase, with the protein MTALLAPERATLSRLHAPTLCTLPDAVAENVRRVRTATSARIMAVVKADGYGHGAVSVARAAIAAGAEWLGVTDVAEATALREAGLAVPILSWLNPAGVDAATAAEHDIDIAVGSAEELRQLVADAEDPVRVHLHLDTGMARGGSPLDEWPELFAAARAGRGRVEVVGVMGHLPRADEGDPEANAAAVLRMRQGRDAVLRAGLGPVLVHLAATSGALTDPATHFGMVRIGAGLVGIDPSERTVLTGASRWTAPVVHSALVPARTAVGYAGAYVTDRETHLVVVGVGYADGIPRELAPGAGVEIGGMRHPIVGRVSMDQIVVDTGEAGFPRGTIATVFGPEGGAVPSVQEWARWADSIPHTIVTGIGTRVQRSVA; encoded by the coding sequence ATGACCGCTCTTCTCGCACCCGAGCGTGCGACCCTCTCCCGCCTGCACGCGCCGACGCTGTGCACCCTCCCGGATGCCGTGGCGGAGAACGTCCGTCGCGTGCGGACGGCGACCTCCGCGCGCATCATGGCCGTGGTCAAGGCCGACGGCTACGGCCACGGGGCCGTCTCCGTGGCCAGGGCCGCGATCGCCGCCGGTGCCGAGTGGCTCGGCGTGACCGACGTCGCCGAGGCCACCGCGCTCCGCGAGGCCGGACTCGCGGTGCCGATCCTCTCGTGGCTGAACCCGGCGGGCGTCGACGCGGCGACCGCGGCGGAGCACGACATCGACATCGCGGTCGGCTCGGCCGAGGAGCTGCGCCAGCTGGTCGCGGATGCCGAGGATCCGGTGCGCGTGCACCTGCATCTGGACACCGGCATGGCCCGGGGCGGGAGCCCGCTCGACGAGTGGCCCGAGCTGTTCGCGGCCGCGCGGGCGGGTCGCGGCCGCGTCGAGGTGGTGGGGGTGATGGGGCATCTGCCCCGGGCGGACGAGGGCGACCCCGAGGCGAACGCGGCCGCCGTGCTGCGGATGCGGCAGGGGAGGGACGCGGTGCTGCGGGCCGGGCTCGGTCCGGTGCTCGTGCACCTCGCCGCCACGTCCGGCGCGCTGACCGACCCGGCGACGCACTTCGGCATGGTGCGGATCGGCGCGGGACTCGTGGGCATCGACCCCTCGGAGCGGACCGTGCTGACCGGAGCCTCCCGGTGGACGGCGCCCGTCGTGCACAGCGCGCTCGTGCCCGCGCGGACGGCGGTGGGTTACGCCGGCGCCTACGTCACCGACCGGGAGACGCACCTCGTCGTCGTCGGCGTCGGGTACGCCGACGGCATCCCGCGCGAGCTGGCACCGGGGGCCGGAGTCGAGATCGGGGGGATGCGGCATCCGATCGTGGGGAGGGTCTCGATGGACCAGATCGTGGTCGACACGGGGGAGGCGGGGTTCCCCCGCGGCACGATCGCGACCGTGTTCGGGCCGGAGGGCGGCGCGGTGCCCTCGGTGCAGGAGTGGGCCCGGTGGGCGGACAGCATCCCGCACACCATCGTCACCGGCATCGGAACACGCGTGCAGAGGAGTGTGGCATGA
- a CDS encoding D-alanine--D-alanine ligase family protein, with the protein MTTNVLVIGGGQNAEHEVSLASAAAVAAALRMGDHEVTTATIDRDGIWRVDGRPNGASAAESLALALPLLTRTDVVFPAVHGTLGEDGALAALCALAGVRVVGSGLRAGAIGMDKWTTKLVADAVGLGTARGRLVAADDIGDVEFDGAVVVKPVSAGSSHGVSLVSEEGELLAALREAARFDRRILVEEVVRGREIDVAVLREKGGIRWAAPPLEIHATGLFDTATKYDGSARFTVPAELDAAEVSSLKRAAIAVFDALGCDGVARMDFFLTDRGPVLNEVNTMPGLTAASQVPRMFAAAGVTYVDLVSRLVRAAS; encoded by the coding sequence ATGACGACGAACGTCCTGGTCATCGGCGGCGGACAGAACGCCGAGCATGAGGTGTCGCTGGCCTCCGCGGCCGCCGTCGCCGCAGCCCTCCGGATGGGGGACCACGAGGTCACGACCGCGACCATCGACCGCGACGGCATCTGGCGTGTCGACGGTCGCCCGAACGGGGCATCGGCCGCCGAGTCGCTGGCGCTCGCCCTGCCGCTGCTCACGCGCACCGACGTGGTCTTCCCGGCCGTGCACGGCACGCTCGGGGAGGACGGCGCGCTCGCGGCGCTGTGCGCGCTCGCCGGGGTGCGCGTGGTGGGCTCGGGGCTGCGCGCCGGGGCCATCGGCATGGACAAGTGGACGACCAAGCTCGTCGCGGACGCGGTCGGTCTCGGCACCGCCCGGGGGCGTCTGGTCGCCGCGGACGACATCGGGGATGTGGAGTTCGACGGCGCGGTGGTGGTGAAGCCGGTCTCGGCCGGATCGAGCCACGGGGTGAGTCTCGTGAGCGAGGAGGGCGAGCTGCTCGCGGCGCTGCGGGAGGCGGCGCGCTTCGACCGCCGCATCCTGGTCGAGGAGGTCGTGCGGGGGCGGGAGATCGACGTGGCGGTGCTGCGCGAGAAGGGCGGCATCCGATGGGCGGCCCCGCCGCTGGAGATCCACGCGACCGGCCTCTTCGACACGGCCACGAAGTACGACGGCAGTGCACGGTTCACGGTCCCGGCCGAGCTCGATGCGGCGGAGGTCTCGTCCCTCAAACGAGCCGCGATCGCCGTGTTCGACGCCCTCGGCTGCGACGGGGTCGCACGGATGGACTTCTTCCTCACGGACCGCGGTCCGGTGCTGAACGAGGTCAACACGATGCCGGGGCTGACGGCCGCGTCGCAGGTGCCGCGGATGTTCGCGGCTGCGGGCGTGACGTACGTCGACCTCGTGTCGCGGCTCGTGCGCGCGGCGTCGTGA